The following coding sequences are from one Kogia breviceps isolate mKogBre1 chromosome X, mKogBre1 haplotype 1, whole genome shotgun sequence window:
- the SLC10A3 gene encoding P3 protein isoform X1, which yields MTAVPTRSESPRRRPQKAGTRDPAATRVRTRRRPTGRLPSRHARHLVAPRHATSGRDPPGLREACGKGPCRVSGQRASRSCAPGLTAAHPHQPPTSPCPFSPQEELCHQERQHRARPCPWTLLRTARRHRQSCSPKLQGAPAPHLSGGAMAFSRGRCSSVRWPGPGGGSVCTGPLGVLRASLLLASVLWGARGTASACLSTAVGRAAPLTGRRYLSIGDGSVTEFEFPEESEGIIVVSSQYPGQGNGTGPGPVLRVTSLDTEVLAVKNVSATAWAGGGGFVVSIHSGLPGLAPLHLQLLEPREAPPALLEERRDFCIKVARAEDTPATLGTDLAHFSESPVLYLLLPLIFVNKCSFGCKVELEVLKGLLQSPQPMLLGLLGQFLVMPFCAFLMAKVFMLPKALALGLIITCSSPGGGGSYLFSLLLGGDVTLAISMTFISTVAATGFLPLSSAVYSRLLSIHETLHVPISKILGTLLFIAIPIAAGVVIKSKLPKFSQLLLQVIKPFSFVLLLGGLFLAYHMGVFILAGVRLPIVLVGLTVPPVGLLVGYCLATCLKLPVAQRRTVSIEVGVQNSLLALAVLQLSLRRLQADYASQAPFLVALSGTSEMLALVTGHFIYSSVCSVP from the exons ATGACTGCGGTGCCTACCCGGAGCGAGTCGCCCCGGCGGCGACCACAGAAGGCTGGGACTCGCGACCCGGCGGCCACACGAGTCCGCACCCGGCGCCGACCAACCGGAAGGCTGCCAAGCCGGCACGCGCGCCACCTCGTCGCTCCCAGACACGCCACATCCGGTCGGGACCCGCCCGGGCTGCGAGAG gcttgcggcaaGGGGCCCTGCCGAGTCTCCGGACAGCGGGCTTCCAGATCCTGcgctcctgggctcacagctgCTCACCCTCACCAGCCACCTACCTCTCCGTGTCCCTTCTCTCCTCAGGAAGAGCTCTGCCATCAAGAAAGGCAGCACAGGGCCAGGCCTTGCCCATGGACCCTTCTCAGGACGGCCCGACGGCACCGGCAGAGCTGCTCTCCTAAGCTGCAGGGGGCCCCGGCGCCCCATCTTTCGGGAGGAGCCATGGCGTTTAGCAGGGGCAGGTGCAGCTCCGTGAGGTGGCCGGGCCCGGGAGGGGGCAGTGTTTGCACAGGGCCCCTGGGTGTGCTCAGGGCCAGCCTGCTGCTTGCCAGCGTGCTCTGGGGGGCACGGGGCACAGCCAGCGCCTGTCTTAGCACGGCGGTGGGCCGTGCCGCGCCCCTGACCGGGCGCCGCTACTTGAGCATTGGGGATGGCTCCGTGACGGAGTTTGAGTTCCCAGAGGAGAGCGAGGGCATCATCGTGGTCTCGAGCCAGTACCCGGGCCAGGGCAACGGGACGGGGCCCGGCCCTGTGCTGAGGGTCACCTCCCTGGACACAGAGGTGCTGGCCGTCAAGAATGTGAGCGCCACAGCCTGGGCCGGCGGGGGCGGCTTCGTGGTGAGCATCCACTCGGGCCTGCCTGGGCTAGCGCCGCTCCACCTGCAGCTCCTGGAGCCCCGTGAGGCCCCGCCTGCGCTGCTCGAGGAGCGGAGAGATTTCTGCATCAAGGTCGCACGCGCCGAAGACACCCCTGCCACCCTTGGCACTGACTTGGCCCACTTCTCAGAGAGCCCGGTGCTCTACTTGCTCCTGCCTCTTATCTTCGTCAACAAGTGTTCATTCGGGTGCAAAGTAGAGCTCGAGGTTCTGAAGGGGCTCCTGCAGAGCCCCCAGCCCATGCTGCTGGGCCTCCTGGGCCAGTTTCTGGTTATGCCTTTCTGTGCTTTTCTGATGGCTAAGGTCTTCATGCTGCCCAAGGCCCTGGCCCTGGGCCTCATCATCACTTGCTCGTCGCCTGGCGGCGGGGGGAGCTACCTCTTCAGCCTCCTCCTTGGGGGGGACGTCACCCTGGCCATCTccatgactttcatctcaacagTGGCTGCCACCGGTTTCCTGCCGCTGTCCTCAGCCGTCTACAGCCGCCTGCTCAGCATCCACGAAACACTGCACGTGCCCATCTCCAAGATCCTGGGGACCCTGCTGTTCATCGCCATCCCCATAGCGGCAGGCGTGGTCATCAAGTCCAAGCTCCCCAAGTTCTCACAGCTGCTGCTGCAAGTCATCAAGCCCTTCAGCTTCGTGCTGCTCCTGGGCGGCCTCTTCCTGGCCTACCACATGGGGGTCTTCATCCTGGCGGGTGTCAGGCTGCCCATTGTGCTGGTGGGCCTCACGGTGCCCCCGGTTGGCCTCCTGGTGGGTTACTGCCTGGCCACGTGCCTGAAGCTGCCAGTGGCTCAGCGTCGGACTGTCAGCATCGAGGTCGGGGTGCAGAACAGCCTGCTGGCCTTGGCCGTGCTGCAGCTGTCCCTCCGCCGCCTTCAGGCCGACTATGCCTCCCAGGCCCCCTTCCTGGTGGCACTGAGTGGCACCTCAGAGATGCTGGCCCTAGTTACCGGCCACTTCATCTATAGCAGTGTGTGTTCAGTTCCCTGA
- the SLC10A3 gene encoding P3 protein isoform X3 — protein sequence MTAVPTRSESPRRRPQKAGTRDPAATRVRTRRRPTGRLPSRHARHLVAPRHATSGRDPPGLREEELCHQERQHRARPCPWTLLRTARRHRQSCSPKLQGAPAPHLSGGAMAFSRGRCSSVRWPGPGGGSVCTGPLGVLRASLLLASVLWGARGTASACLSTAVGRAAPLTGRRYLSIGDGSVTEFEFPEESEGIIVVSSQYPGQGNGTGPGPVLRVTSLDTEVLAVKNVSATAWAGGGGFVVSIHSGLPGLAPLHLQLLEPREAPPALLEERRDFCIKVARAEDTPATLGTDLAHFSESPVLYLLLPLIFVNKCSFGCKVELEVLKGLLQSPQPMLLGLLGQFLVMPFCAFLMAKVFMLPKALALGLIITCSSPGGGGSYLFSLLLGGDVTLAISMTFISTVAATGFLPLSSAVYSRLLSIHETLHVPISKILGTLLFIAIPIAAGVVIKSKLPKFSQLLLQVIKPFSFVLLLGGLFLAYHMGVFILAGVRLPIVLVGLTVPPVGLLVGYCLATCLKLPVAQRRTVSIEVGVQNSLLALAVLQLSLRRLQADYASQAPFLVALSGTSEMLALVTGHFIYSSVCSVP from the exons ATGACTGCGGTGCCTACCCGGAGCGAGTCGCCCCGGCGGCGACCACAGAAGGCTGGGACTCGCGACCCGGCGGCCACACGAGTCCGCACCCGGCGCCGACCAACCGGAAGGCTGCCAAGCCGGCACGCGCGCCACCTCGTCGCTCCCAGACACGCCACATCCGGTCGGGACCCGCCCGGGCTGCGAGAG GAAGAGCTCTGCCATCAAGAAAGGCAGCACAGGGCCAGGCCTTGCCCATGGACCCTTCTCAGGACGGCCCGACGGCACCGGCAGAGCTGCTCTCCTAAGCTGCAGGGGGCCCCGGCGCCCCATCTTTCGGGAGGAGCCATGGCGTTTAGCAGGGGCAGGTGCAGCTCCGTGAGGTGGCCGGGCCCGGGAGGGGGCAGTGTTTGCACAGGGCCCCTGGGTGTGCTCAGGGCCAGCCTGCTGCTTGCCAGCGTGCTCTGGGGGGCACGGGGCACAGCCAGCGCCTGTCTTAGCACGGCGGTGGGCCGTGCCGCGCCCCTGACCGGGCGCCGCTACTTGAGCATTGGGGATGGCTCCGTGACGGAGTTTGAGTTCCCAGAGGAGAGCGAGGGCATCATCGTGGTCTCGAGCCAGTACCCGGGCCAGGGCAACGGGACGGGGCCCGGCCCTGTGCTGAGGGTCACCTCCCTGGACACAGAGGTGCTGGCCGTCAAGAATGTGAGCGCCACAGCCTGGGCCGGCGGGGGCGGCTTCGTGGTGAGCATCCACTCGGGCCTGCCTGGGCTAGCGCCGCTCCACCTGCAGCTCCTGGAGCCCCGTGAGGCCCCGCCTGCGCTGCTCGAGGAGCGGAGAGATTTCTGCATCAAGGTCGCACGCGCCGAAGACACCCCTGCCACCCTTGGCACTGACTTGGCCCACTTCTCAGAGAGCCCGGTGCTCTACTTGCTCCTGCCTCTTATCTTCGTCAACAAGTGTTCATTCGGGTGCAAAGTAGAGCTCGAGGTTCTGAAGGGGCTCCTGCAGAGCCCCCAGCCCATGCTGCTGGGCCTCCTGGGCCAGTTTCTGGTTATGCCTTTCTGTGCTTTTCTGATGGCTAAGGTCTTCATGCTGCCCAAGGCCCTGGCCCTGGGCCTCATCATCACTTGCTCGTCGCCTGGCGGCGGGGGGAGCTACCTCTTCAGCCTCCTCCTTGGGGGGGACGTCACCCTGGCCATCTccatgactttcatctcaacagTGGCTGCCACCGGTTTCCTGCCGCTGTCCTCAGCCGTCTACAGCCGCCTGCTCAGCATCCACGAAACACTGCACGTGCCCATCTCCAAGATCCTGGGGACCCTGCTGTTCATCGCCATCCCCATAGCGGCAGGCGTGGTCATCAAGTCCAAGCTCCCCAAGTTCTCACAGCTGCTGCTGCAAGTCATCAAGCCCTTCAGCTTCGTGCTGCTCCTGGGCGGCCTCTTCCTGGCCTACCACATGGGGGTCTTCATCCTGGCGGGTGTCAGGCTGCCCATTGTGCTGGTGGGCCTCACGGTGCCCCCGGTTGGCCTCCTGGTGGGTTACTGCCTGGCCACGTGCCTGAAGCTGCCAGTGGCTCAGCGTCGGACTGTCAGCATCGAGGTCGGGGTGCAGAACAGCCTGCTGGCCTTGGCCGTGCTGCAGCTGTCCCTCCGCCGCCTTCAGGCCGACTATGCCTCCCAGGCCCCCTTCCTGGTGGCACTGAGTGGCACCTCAGAGATGCTGGCCCTAGTTACCGGCCACTTCATCTATAGCAGTGTGTGTTCAGTTCCCTGA
- the SLC10A3 gene encoding P3 protein isoform X2, with translation MVKAHRVPRCSRSRSCCGSRLLAAQVEKSGRRQAAFSAPEAPCPPRNTPLTGGSRPCWGTCRRGRSPWASSRAPQEELCHQERQHRARPCPWTLLRTARRHRQSCSPKLQGAPAPHLSGGAMAFSRGRCSSVRWPGPGGGSVCTGPLGVLRASLLLASVLWGARGTASACLSTAVGRAAPLTGRRYLSIGDGSVTEFEFPEESEGIIVVSSQYPGQGNGTGPGPVLRVTSLDTEVLAVKNVSATAWAGGGGFVVSIHSGLPGLAPLHLQLLEPREAPPALLEERRDFCIKVARAEDTPATLGTDLAHFSESPVLYLLLPLIFVNKCSFGCKVELEVLKGLLQSPQPMLLGLLGQFLVMPFCAFLMAKVFMLPKALALGLIITCSSPGGGGSYLFSLLLGGDVTLAISMTFISTVAATGFLPLSSAVYSRLLSIHETLHVPISKILGTLLFIAIPIAAGVVIKSKLPKFSQLLLQVIKPFSFVLLLGGLFLAYHMGVFILAGVRLPIVLVGLTVPPVGLLVGYCLATCLKLPVAQRRTVSIEVGVQNSLLALAVLQLSLRRLQADYASQAPFLVALSGTSEMLALVTGHFIYSSVCSVP, from the exons ATGGTGAAAGCTCACCGCGTCCCCCGTTGCTCCCGTTCCCGCAGCTGCTGTGGCAGTAGGCTGCTGGCTGCCCAGGTCGAGAAGAGCGGAAGGAGACAAGCGGCCTTCTCGGCGCCCGAGGCGCCCTGCCCCCCTAGAAACACTCCTCTCACTGGCGGTTCCAGGCCCTGCTGGGGCACATGCAGGCGGGGGAGGAGTCCCTGGGCTTCGAGCAGAGCCCCTCAG GAAGAGCTCTGCCATCAAGAAAGGCAGCACAGGGCCAGGCCTTGCCCATGGACCCTTCTCAGGACGGCCCGACGGCACCGGCAGAGCTGCTCTCCTAAGCTGCAGGGGGCCCCGGCGCCCCATCTTTCGGGAGGAGCCATGGCGTTTAGCAGGGGCAGGTGCAGCTCCGTGAGGTGGCCGGGCCCGGGAGGGGGCAGTGTTTGCACAGGGCCCCTGGGTGTGCTCAGGGCCAGCCTGCTGCTTGCCAGCGTGCTCTGGGGGGCACGGGGCACAGCCAGCGCCTGTCTTAGCACGGCGGTGGGCCGTGCCGCGCCCCTGACCGGGCGCCGCTACTTGAGCATTGGGGATGGCTCCGTGACGGAGTTTGAGTTCCCAGAGGAGAGCGAGGGCATCATCGTGGTCTCGAGCCAGTACCCGGGCCAGGGCAACGGGACGGGGCCCGGCCCTGTGCTGAGGGTCACCTCCCTGGACACAGAGGTGCTGGCCGTCAAGAATGTGAGCGCCACAGCCTGGGCCGGCGGGGGCGGCTTCGTGGTGAGCATCCACTCGGGCCTGCCTGGGCTAGCGCCGCTCCACCTGCAGCTCCTGGAGCCCCGTGAGGCCCCGCCTGCGCTGCTCGAGGAGCGGAGAGATTTCTGCATCAAGGTCGCACGCGCCGAAGACACCCCTGCCACCCTTGGCACTGACTTGGCCCACTTCTCAGAGAGCCCGGTGCTCTACTTGCTCCTGCCTCTTATCTTCGTCAACAAGTGTTCATTCGGGTGCAAAGTAGAGCTCGAGGTTCTGAAGGGGCTCCTGCAGAGCCCCCAGCCCATGCTGCTGGGCCTCCTGGGCCAGTTTCTGGTTATGCCTTTCTGTGCTTTTCTGATGGCTAAGGTCTTCATGCTGCCCAAGGCCCTGGCCCTGGGCCTCATCATCACTTGCTCGTCGCCTGGCGGCGGGGGGAGCTACCTCTTCAGCCTCCTCCTTGGGGGGGACGTCACCCTGGCCATCTccatgactttcatctcaacagTGGCTGCCACCGGTTTCCTGCCGCTGTCCTCAGCCGTCTACAGCCGCCTGCTCAGCATCCACGAAACACTGCACGTGCCCATCTCCAAGATCCTGGGGACCCTGCTGTTCATCGCCATCCCCATAGCGGCAGGCGTGGTCATCAAGTCCAAGCTCCCCAAGTTCTCACAGCTGCTGCTGCAAGTCATCAAGCCCTTCAGCTTCGTGCTGCTCCTGGGCGGCCTCTTCCTGGCCTACCACATGGGGGTCTTCATCCTGGCGGGTGTCAGGCTGCCCATTGTGCTGGTGGGCCTCACGGTGCCCCCGGTTGGCCTCCTGGTGGGTTACTGCCTGGCCACGTGCCTGAAGCTGCCAGTGGCTCAGCGTCGGACTGTCAGCATCGAGGTCGGGGTGCAGAACAGCCTGCTGGCCTTGGCCGTGCTGCAGCTGTCCCTCCGCCGCCTTCAGGCCGACTATGCCTCCCAGGCCCCCTTCCTGGTGGCACTGAGTGGCACCTCAGAGATGCTGGCCCTAGTTACCGGCCACTTCATCTATAGCAGTGTGTGTTCAGTTCCCTGA
- the SLC10A3 gene encoding P3 protein isoform X4, which produces MAFSRGRCSSVRWPGPGGGSVCTGPLGVLRASLLLASVLWGARGTASACLSTAVGRAAPLTGRRYLSIGDGSVTEFEFPEESEGIIVVSSQYPGQGNGTGPGPVLRVTSLDTEVLAVKNVSATAWAGGGGFVVSIHSGLPGLAPLHLQLLEPREAPPALLEERRDFCIKVARAEDTPATLGTDLAHFSESPVLYLLLPLIFVNKCSFGCKVELEVLKGLLQSPQPMLLGLLGQFLVMPFCAFLMAKVFMLPKALALGLIITCSSPGGGGSYLFSLLLGGDVTLAISMTFISTVAATGFLPLSSAVYSRLLSIHETLHVPISKILGTLLFIAIPIAAGVVIKSKLPKFSQLLLQVIKPFSFVLLLGGLFLAYHMGVFILAGVRLPIVLVGLTVPPVGLLVGYCLATCLKLPVAQRRTVSIEVGVQNSLLALAVLQLSLRRLQADYASQAPFLVALSGTSEMLALVTGHFIYSSVCSVP; this is translated from the coding sequence ATGGCGTTTAGCAGGGGCAGGTGCAGCTCCGTGAGGTGGCCGGGCCCGGGAGGGGGCAGTGTTTGCACAGGGCCCCTGGGTGTGCTCAGGGCCAGCCTGCTGCTTGCCAGCGTGCTCTGGGGGGCACGGGGCACAGCCAGCGCCTGTCTTAGCACGGCGGTGGGCCGTGCCGCGCCCCTGACCGGGCGCCGCTACTTGAGCATTGGGGATGGCTCCGTGACGGAGTTTGAGTTCCCAGAGGAGAGCGAGGGCATCATCGTGGTCTCGAGCCAGTACCCGGGCCAGGGCAACGGGACGGGGCCCGGCCCTGTGCTGAGGGTCACCTCCCTGGACACAGAGGTGCTGGCCGTCAAGAATGTGAGCGCCACAGCCTGGGCCGGCGGGGGCGGCTTCGTGGTGAGCATCCACTCGGGCCTGCCTGGGCTAGCGCCGCTCCACCTGCAGCTCCTGGAGCCCCGTGAGGCCCCGCCTGCGCTGCTCGAGGAGCGGAGAGATTTCTGCATCAAGGTCGCACGCGCCGAAGACACCCCTGCCACCCTTGGCACTGACTTGGCCCACTTCTCAGAGAGCCCGGTGCTCTACTTGCTCCTGCCTCTTATCTTCGTCAACAAGTGTTCATTCGGGTGCAAAGTAGAGCTCGAGGTTCTGAAGGGGCTCCTGCAGAGCCCCCAGCCCATGCTGCTGGGCCTCCTGGGCCAGTTTCTGGTTATGCCTTTCTGTGCTTTTCTGATGGCTAAGGTCTTCATGCTGCCCAAGGCCCTGGCCCTGGGCCTCATCATCACTTGCTCGTCGCCTGGCGGCGGGGGGAGCTACCTCTTCAGCCTCCTCCTTGGGGGGGACGTCACCCTGGCCATCTccatgactttcatctcaacagTGGCTGCCACCGGTTTCCTGCCGCTGTCCTCAGCCGTCTACAGCCGCCTGCTCAGCATCCACGAAACACTGCACGTGCCCATCTCCAAGATCCTGGGGACCCTGCTGTTCATCGCCATCCCCATAGCGGCAGGCGTGGTCATCAAGTCCAAGCTCCCCAAGTTCTCACAGCTGCTGCTGCAAGTCATCAAGCCCTTCAGCTTCGTGCTGCTCCTGGGCGGCCTCTTCCTGGCCTACCACATGGGGGTCTTCATCCTGGCGGGTGTCAGGCTGCCCATTGTGCTGGTGGGCCTCACGGTGCCCCCGGTTGGCCTCCTGGTGGGTTACTGCCTGGCCACGTGCCTGAAGCTGCCAGTGGCTCAGCGTCGGACTGTCAGCATCGAGGTCGGGGTGCAGAACAGCCTGCTGGCCTTGGCCGTGCTGCAGCTGTCCCTCCGCCGCCTTCAGGCCGACTATGCCTCCCAGGCCCCCTTCCTGGTGGCACTGAGTGGCACCTCAGAGATGCTGGCCCTAGTTACCGGCCACTTCATCTATAGCAGTGTGTGTTCAGTTCCCTGA
- the UBL4A gene encoding ubiquitin-like protein 4A isoform X2, translating into MQLTVKALQGRECNLQVSEDELVSTLKHLVSERLNVPVRQQRLLFKGKALADGKRLTDYSIGPNSKLNLVVKPLEKVLLEESSARTVAEAPPSPPAAWPLISKVLARHFSAADASRVLDQLQRDYERSLSRLTLDDIERLAGRFLHPEVTEAMEKGFSK; encoded by the exons ATGCAGCTAACAGTGAAGGCGCTCCAGGGCCGCGAGTGTAACCTGCAG GTGTCGGAGGACGAGCTGGTGTCTACGCTGAAGCATCTGGTCTCCGAGAGGCTGAACGTCCCCGTCCGCCAGCAGCGGCTGCTGTTCAAGGGCAAGGCCCTGGCAG ATGGGAAAAGACTCACCGATTACAGCATTGGGCCCAATTCCAAGCTCAATCTAGTGGTCAAACCTCTGGAGAAGGTGTTACTGGAAGAAAGCAGCGCGCGGACAGTGGCCGAGGCCCCGCCCTCACCCCCGGCCGCCTGGCCTCTAATCTCCAAAGTCCTGGCCCGTCACTTCAGCGCCGCAGATGCCAGCAGAGTCCTGGACCAGCTCCAGCGG GATTATGAGAGGTCCCTGAGCCGCCTGACGCTGGATGACATCGAACGCTTGGCTGGCCGCTTCCTGCACCCTGAAGTGACTGAGGCTATGGAGAAGGGGTTCTCCAAGTAG
- the UBL4A gene encoding ubiquitin-like protein 4A isoform X1, with protein MQLTVKALQGRECNLQVSEDELVSTLKHLVSERLNVPVRQQRLLFKGKALADGKRLTDYSIGPNSKLNLVVKPLEKVLLEESSARTVAEAPPSPPAAWPLISKVLARHFSAADASRVLDQLQRDYERSLSRLTLDDIERLAGRFLHPEVTEAMEKGFSNVCFAPGLCLRIRRWLPAASTKSLEHSQQGAPSRPVA; from the exons ATGCAGCTAACAGTGAAGGCGCTCCAGGGCCGCGAGTGTAACCTGCAG GTGTCGGAGGACGAGCTGGTGTCTACGCTGAAGCATCTGGTCTCCGAGAGGCTGAACGTCCCCGTCCGCCAGCAGCGGCTGCTGTTCAAGGGCAAGGCCCTGGCAG ATGGGAAAAGACTCACCGATTACAGCATTGGGCCCAATTCCAAGCTCAATCTAGTGGTCAAACCTCTGGAGAAGGTGTTACTGGAAGAAAGCAGCGCGCGGACAGTGGCCGAGGCCCCGCCCTCACCCCCGGCCGCCTGGCCTCTAATCTCCAAAGTCCTGGCCCGTCACTTCAGCGCCGCAGATGCCAGCAGAGTCCTGGACCAGCTCCAGCGG GATTATGAGAGGTCCCTGAGCCGCCTGACGCTGGATGACATCGAACGCTTGGCTGGCCGCTTCCTGCACCCTGAAGTGACTGAGGCTATGGAGAAGGGGTTCTCCAA CGTCTGCTTCGCCCCAGGCCTCTGCCTCAGGATCAGAAGATGGTTGCCTGCAGCTTCCACCAAATCCCTCGAGCACAGCCAGCAAGGAGCACCTTCCCGACCTGTAGCGTAG
- the LAGE3 gene encoding EKC/KEOPS complex subunit LAGE3 encodes MGRPAAWRQSRRRSAAAMQAAEADAGTGRMAGGAEGLGSQGGRGVMGSKGGPCSGGAAAAADNGALCVAPAQHSLGPGGHPAPTARRPGSRPHVFALSVPFPSTLEAEIARGSLAPDAELHHGTVGKELTVSGSVLAVHWRAEDSHLLQTSIVSFLDHLSLVIRTMQRFGPPVAR; translated from the exons ATGGGGAGACCAGCAGCCTGGAGACAGAGTCGGAGGCGGAGCGCTGCAGCCATGCAGGCGGCAGAGGCGGACGCAGGCACAGGCAGGATGGCTGGCGGCGCTGAAGGCCTGGGCAGCCAGGGGGGCAGGGGTGTCATGGGGAGCAAGGGCGGCCCTTGCAGCGGGGGTGCTGCTGCCGCTGCAGACAACGGAGCTCTGTGTGTCGCGCCGGCACAGCACTCTCTGGGACCGGGCGGACACCCTGCACCCACGGCCAGAAGGCCGGGAAGCCGGCCACACGTATT CGCCCTAAGTGTGCCTTTCCCGTCCACCTTGGAGGCGGAGATAGCCCGTGGCTCCCTGGCCCCAGATGCCGAACTGCACCATGGGACTGTTGGGAAGGAGCTCACAGTAAGCGGCAGCGTCCTGGCGGT CCACTGGAGAGCTGAAGATTCCCACCTCCTCCAAACTTCCATCGTCTCCTTTCTTGACCATCTTTCTCTGGTGATACGGACCATGCAGCGCTTTGGGCCCCCTGTTGCACGCTAA